A genomic region of Rhizobium sp. NXC24 contains the following coding sequences:
- a CDS encoding GGDEF domain-containing phosphodiesterase — protein MEETVSGRSEQEFQDLLRRLELALETSQIGVWEHSLNQEEILWDLQMHKLYQTGATDRKVSSAVWLNALHPDDVERAIAEFEAATAEKGFYNSQFRIILPEGEIRYLRSRAHFYEGPDGEPSFIGAEWDVTADVLLNRELTNQKAVAEARAIALEQSRARIEHAADHDYLTGLPNRRYFDRRLAELRADPAVKTLAVLHIDLDCFKQINDKWGHAAGDVTLQNAAVRISGSITAKDMVARIGGDEFVVVLVDIDGADDLKTIAEDILWRLRRDIRFHHEMLPVGASIGAAWSVVGEAGNLLAESDIALYQAKKFGRNRVEFFTPKLQSDLQAERQLAEELRLALIRHEIVPFYQIQVDARSRRIVGLEALARWWHPEKGLLAPAGFLKVAEEYGLTAEIDAAILNRVLFDRANWAMQSLTPPRIAVNISGSRLADPNLIERLRALNIPPHTITFELIETIFLDDPDDKTLANIDAIKQMGIEIEIDDFGSGHASLIGLVKLKPKRLKIDRQLVTAITVSDEQRRLVGSIVEIARALSVEVIAEGVETEDHARLLARAGCDGLQGYAIGYPSPGNEIAVLLTSVQRPDQHPASGNSQGDAGPTGFAGRQSAHS, from the coding sequence GTGGAAGAGACGGTGTCAGGGCGATCCGAACAGGAGTTCCAAGACCTCTTGAGGAGGTTGGAATTGGCACTGGAGACGTCTCAAATCGGCGTCTGGGAGCATAGCCTGAACCAGGAGGAAATCCTCTGGGATCTGCAGATGCACAAGCTCTACCAGACCGGCGCCACCGATCGCAAAGTGTCCTCGGCGGTCTGGCTGAACGCTCTTCATCCCGACGATGTCGAGCGGGCAATCGCCGAGTTCGAGGCAGCCACTGCGGAAAAGGGTTTCTACAACTCGCAATTTCGCATCATCCTGCCCGAAGGAGAGATACGTTATCTGCGCTCGCGCGCCCATTTCTATGAGGGGCCTGACGGCGAGCCGTCCTTCATCGGCGCGGAGTGGGATGTCACGGCCGATGTCCTGCTTAACCGCGAGCTTACCAATCAGAAGGCGGTCGCGGAAGCCCGCGCAATCGCGCTGGAGCAGAGCCGCGCCCGCATCGAACATGCCGCCGACCACGACTATCTTACCGGCCTCCCCAACCGTCGCTACTTCGATCGCCGCTTGGCGGAGCTGCGCGCCGATCCGGCGGTCAAGACGCTGGCCGTCCTCCACATCGATCTCGACTGCTTCAAGCAGATCAATGACAAATGGGGGCACGCAGCCGGTGACGTGACGCTGCAGAATGCGGCGGTACGGATTTCCGGGTCGATTACGGCTAAAGACATGGTCGCCCGCATTGGCGGCGATGAATTCGTCGTGGTGCTGGTCGACATCGATGGTGCCGACGACCTCAAAACCATTGCCGAGGATATTTTATGGCGGCTGCGGCGCGACATCCGCTTCCATCATGAGATGCTGCCGGTGGGCGCCTCGATAGGCGCAGCCTGGAGCGTCGTTGGCGAGGCCGGCAATCTACTGGCGGAATCCGACATCGCCCTCTATCAGGCAAAGAAATTCGGCCGAAACCGCGTCGAATTCTTCACGCCGAAACTGCAATCCGATCTGCAGGCCGAACGGCAATTGGCAGAGGAATTGCGACTGGCGCTGATACGGCACGAAATCGTGCCCTTCTATCAAATCCAGGTGGACGCGCGCAGCCGACGGATCGTGGGGCTGGAAGCTCTGGCCCGATGGTGGCACCCGGAGAAGGGGCTGCTGGCGCCGGCAGGTTTCCTCAAAGTGGCCGAGGAATATGGGCTGACGGCCGAGATCGATGCGGCCATCCTGAACCGCGTATTGTTCGACCGCGCCAACTGGGCCATGCAGAGCCTGACGCCGCCGCGCATTGCCGTTAACATCTCGGGGAGCCGCCTGGCCGATCCAAACCTGATCGAACGGCTGCGGGCTCTGAACATACCGCCTCACACCATCACCTTCGAGCTGATCGAAACGATCTTCCTCGACGATCCCGACGACAAAACGCTCGCCAATATCGACGCGATCAAACAGATGGGCATCGAGATCGAGATCGACGATTTCGGCTCTGGCCATGCTTCACTGATTGGCCTCGTGAAGCTGAAACCGAAGCGGCTGAAGATCGACCGGCAGTTGGTGACCGCAATTACCGTCTCGGACGAACAGCGCCGCCTTGTTGGCTCGATCGTGGAAATTGCGAGGGCGCTCAGCGTCGAAGTCATCGCCGAGGGTGTCGAAACCGAGGACCATGCGCGGCTCCTGGCGCGCGCCGGTTGTGACGGACTTCAGGGGTATGCGATCGGTTATCCCTCGCCGGGCAACGAGATCGCGGTGCTGTTGACATCGGTACAGAGGCCAGATCAGCACCCGGCTTCGGGCAATTCCCAAGGCGATGCCGGGCCTACTGGATTTGCAGGGCGGCAATCAGCCCATAGCTGA
- a CDS encoding NAD(P)-dependent oxidoreductase, protein MTDRKIAFLGTGLMGAPMARRLLAAGFAVTVWNRDRSKADALAADGATVAATAVEAAKGATVLFTMLTNAGAVSEVLFGSGVAEALEPGAVVVDNSSIPPPLARENAEKLAERGVHHIDAPVSGGVVGAAAGTLAIMAGGDADVIDSVRDVLAPLGRVTRVGPSGAGQLAKLGNQQIVAVTIGAIAEAMLLVEAGGGSPEAFRTAIRGGFAESRILELHGQRMIERNFIPGGTSRNQLKDLDAVLAAAQSLSLHLPLTEAVRAEFAEFVEQGGGESDHSGLLQYLEDKNARGKT, encoded by the coding sequence ATGACCGATCGGAAGATAGCTTTTCTCGGGACCGGATTGATGGGAGCCCCGATGGCGCGACGGCTGCTCGCTGCCGGTTTTGCCGTCACCGTCTGGAACCGTGACCGAAGCAAGGCGGACGCATTGGCGGCCGATGGTGCGACAGTCGCCGCGACGGCGGTGGAGGCGGCCAAGGGCGCCACTGTCTTGTTCACCATGCTGACCAATGCCGGCGCGGTCAGTGAGGTCCTGTTCGGAAGCGGTGTCGCTGAAGCATTGGAGCCCGGTGCCGTCGTGGTCGACAATAGCTCCATCCCGCCGCCGCTCGCCCGCGAGAATGCCGAAAAGTTGGCTGAGCGTGGCGTTCATCATATCGACGCCCCGGTCTCCGGCGGCGTGGTCGGCGCGGCCGCCGGGACGCTGGCGATCATGGCGGGCGGTGACGCCGACGTCATCGATAGCGTCCGCGATGTGCTGGCCCCGCTCGGCCGCGTCACCCGTGTGGGACCCAGCGGCGCCGGCCAGCTTGCCAAGCTCGGGAACCAGCAGATCGTTGCGGTCACCATCGGCGCGATTGCGGAAGCCATGCTGCTGGTCGAAGCCGGCGGCGGTTCGCCCGAGGCGTTTCGCACCGCCATTCGCGGCGGCTTTGCCGAAAGCCGGATTCTGGAGCTGCACGGCCAGCGCATGATCGAGCGTAATTTCATACCCGGCGGCACGTCGCGCAACCAACTGAAAGACCTCGATGCCGTTCTCGCCGCCGCTCAAAGCCTGTCGCTGCATCTGCCGTTGACCGAAGCCGTCAGGGCGGAGTTTGCCGAATTCGTGGAGCAGGGCGGCGGTGAAAGCGATCACAGCGGCTTGCTGCAGTATCTCGAAGACAAGAATGCTCGAGGAAAGACTTGA
- a CDS encoding IlvD/Edd family dehydratase produces the protein MTDKGISKRRLRSQDWFDNPDHIDMTALYLERFMNYGITPEELRSGKPIIGIAQSGSDLTPCNRHHLDLAKRVRDGIRDAGGIPIEFPTHPIFENCKRPTAALDRNLAYLGLVEVLYGYPLDGVVLTTGCDKTTPSALMAASTVNIPAIVLSGGPMLDGWHEGELAGSGTVIWRSRRKLAAGEIDEEEFMEASLASAPSIGHCNTMGTASTMNAMAEALGMSLTGCAAIPGAYRERGQMAYRTGRRAVELVLADIKPSDVLTRQAFLNAIRVNSAIGGSTNAQPHLAAMAKHAGVELHPEDWQVHGFDIPLLANVQPAGAYLGERFHRAGGVPAIMWELLQAGKLDGDCPTVTGKTMAENLKGREATDREVIRPFAEPLKERAGFLVLKGNLFDFAIMKMSVVSEDFRSRYLQEPGRKGVFEGRAVVFDGSEDYHKRINDADLGIDENTILVIRGAGPIGWPGSAEVVNMQPPDALLKRGIRSLPTIGDGRQSGTADSPSILNASPESAAGGGLAWLRTGDTIRIDFNQGRCDMLVDEAEIERRKGDGIPAVPPDATPWQRIYRRSVTQLSDGAVLDGAADFRDLAANPPRHNH, from the coding sequence ATGACCGACAAGGGTATCTCCAAACGCCGCCTGCGTTCGCAGGACTGGTTCGACAATCCGGATCATATCGACATGACCGCGCTCTATCTCGAGCGCTTCATGAATTATGGCATCACGCCCGAGGAGCTACGCTCCGGCAAGCCGATCATCGGCATCGCCCAGAGCGGTAGCGACTTGACGCCTTGCAACCGTCATCACCTCGATCTCGCCAAGCGTGTCCGCGACGGCATTCGCGATGCCGGCGGCATTCCGATCGAATTCCCGACCCATCCGATCTTCGAGAATTGCAAGCGCCCGACCGCGGCGCTTGACCGCAATCTTGCCTATCTCGGCCTTGTCGAGGTGCTTTATGGCTATCCGCTCGATGGCGTTGTGCTGACGACCGGTTGCGACAAGACCACGCCATCGGCGCTGATGGCGGCTTCGACCGTCAATATTCCGGCTATCGTCCTGTCCGGCGGCCCCATGCTCGACGGCTGGCATGAGGGCGAGCTTGCGGGCTCCGGCACGGTGATCTGGCGGTCGCGCCGCAAGCTGGCGGCGGGCGAGATCGACGAAGAGGAATTCATGGAGGCGTCGCTCGCCTCGGCGCCCTCGATCGGCCATTGCAATACCATGGGAACTGCTTCGACCATGAATGCCATGGCGGAAGCGCTTGGGATGTCGCTGACCGGCTGTGCCGCCATTCCCGGCGCCTACCGCGAGCGCGGCCAGATGGCTTACCGCACCGGAAGGCGTGCGGTCGAGCTGGTTCTCGCCGACATCAAGCCTTCGGACGTGCTGACGCGTCAGGCCTTCCTCAATGCCATCCGCGTGAATTCTGCCATCGGCGGTTCGACCAATGCGCAACCGCATCTTGCGGCCATGGCGAAGCATGCGGGCGTCGAGCTTCATCCCGAGGACTGGCAGGTGCACGGCTTCGACATTCCGCTGCTGGCCAATGTGCAGCCCGCAGGCGCCTACCTGGGCGAGCGTTTTCATCGCGCCGGCGGCGTGCCGGCGATCATGTGGGAGCTGCTGCAGGCGGGCAAGCTCGATGGCGACTGTCCGACCGTCACCGGTAAGACCATGGCGGAGAACCTGAAGGGGAGGGAAGCGACGGACCGCGAGGTTATCCGTCCTTTCGCTGAGCCACTGAAGGAGCGGGCGGGATTCCTGGTGCTGAAGGGCAATCTCTTCGATTTTGCTATCATGAAGATGAGCGTCGTTTCGGAGGATTTCCGCAGCCGCTATCTGCAGGAGCCGGGCAGGAAGGGCGTATTCGAAGGCAGGGCGGTAGTGTTCGACGGATCAGAGGACTATCACAAGCGCATCAACGATGCGGATCTCGGTATCGATGAGAATACGATCCTCGTCATTCGCGGGGCAGGGCCGATCGGTTGGCCGGGCTCTGCCGAGGTGGTCAACATGCAGCCGCCGGATGCGTTGCTGAAGCGGGGCATCCGCAGCCTGCCGACGATCGGTGACGGCCGCCAATCTGGGACCGCCGACAGCCCGTCGATCCTCAACGCCTCACCGGAAAGTGCCGCTGGCGGTGGCCTGGCATGGCTCAGGACTGGCGACACCATTCGCATTGATTTCAATCAGGGCCGCTGTGACATGCTTGTCGACGAGGCGGAAATCGAGCGGCGCAAGGGTGACGGCATTCCGGCGGTTCCGCCGGACGCGACGCCGTGGCAGCGCATCTATCGCCGTTCGGTCACGCAACTTTCCGATGGCGCGGTGCTCGATGGCGCTGCCGATTTCCGTGACCTCGCGGCCAATCCGCCGCGCCACAATCATTAA